One Natrinema longum genomic window, GACTTCCAAATGCGGAGCCTCGAGCACGGAGAGCAGTGCCAGCGGGGCGAGCACCGATAGCTCGAGTAGCTGCGGTGCTTCGGGCAGTACCGACGACTCCAGCGGTTCCAAGTGCGGTGCGAGTTCGTCGAGTTCCTCCTCGTCCTCGAGTAGCTGCGGGGCCTCGAGTTCCGACGACGGCGGTTCGAACGAGAAGGAGGTCGGCTCGACGGTCGACGACTTCGACGCCGAGCCCGGCAAACTGAGCGCCGTCGGCCTCGGTCCCGGCCACCCGGAAGGGATGACCGACCGCGCGAAGACGGCGCTGCTCGAGGCCGAGCACATCGTCGGCTACACGACCTACATCGACCTCATTCCGGACGAGATCACCGAAGCGGCCGACGAGCTGTACGACACGCCGATGTGTGGCGAAGTGTCGCGAACGGAGGAGGCCATCGACCGCGCGCTGGCGGGTAACGACGTCGCTATCGTCGGCAGCGGCGACCCCAACGTCTACGCGCTGGGCGGGCTCGCACTCGAGATCCTCGAGTCCAAGGGCGCGACGGCGTCGATGGTCGA contains:
- the cobJ gene encoding precorrin-3B C(17)-methyltransferase, whose translation is MSTETNADADDESTSKCGASSTESSASGASTDSSSSCGASGSTDDSSGSKCGASSSSSSSSSSSCGASSSDDGGSNEKEVGSTVDDFDAEPGKLSAVGLGPGHPEGMTDRAKTALLEAEHIVGYTTYIDLIPDEITEAADELYDTPMCGEVSRTEEAIDRALAGNDVAIVGSGDPNVYALGGLALEILESKGATASMVDFEAVPGVPAAQSCAARLGAPLVNDTVSISLSDHLVPMPEIESRLHSAAKESFTITIYNPWSRKRRENFEKACEILLAHRDEDTPVGIVHGAGREDEQVMITELGELEELGESEIIDMTTTIVVGNEDTYVWDDRMVTPRGYETKYDY